One genomic segment of Streptomyces liangshanensis includes these proteins:
- a CDS encoding enhanced serine sensitivity protein SseB C-terminal domain-containing protein, which translates to MSASGTAAAGRAEQLLRQVTPGRYDAYEALLQALAEDRVWMLLWQGSAGSPDAQYGNMQVEGLGYAPCVTSAQELAVSGWTRTHEVVTGRDIARVLYPDRWGIWLNPHAPGGGVGIPWLDLRRIATGLDRMPAGPLRLSEPAIEIPQFYAQLTQNAHRTPAVRALRRAWVQPALGAPYLAIGLDLYDTSPGSVDSVRTMMRQSVGAVPDGLPVSTVAMSDEYDPVTMWLRANTRPFYDREAHASPAPATGYGYPPPASRAY; encoded by the coding sequence GTGAGCGCGTCAGGTACCGCGGCGGCCGGCCGGGCCGAGCAGCTGCTCCGCCAGGTGACGCCAGGACGCTACGACGCGTACGAGGCGCTGCTCCAGGCCCTCGCGGAGGACCGGGTCTGGATGCTGCTCTGGCAGGGGAGCGCGGGCTCGCCCGACGCCCAGTACGGGAACATGCAGGTGGAGGGGCTGGGGTACGCGCCCTGCGTGACCTCCGCCCAGGAGCTGGCGGTCAGCGGCTGGACCCGTACGCACGAAGTGGTCACGGGCCGCGACATCGCCCGCGTCCTGTACCCGGACCGCTGGGGGATCTGGCTCAACCCGCACGCCCCCGGCGGCGGCGTCGGCATCCCCTGGCTCGACCTGCGCCGGATCGCCACCGGCCTCGACCGCATGCCGGCGGGACCGCTGCGGCTGTCCGAACCGGCCATCGAGATCCCGCAGTTCTACGCGCAGCTCACGCAGAACGCGCACCGCACCCCCGCGGTCCGCGCGCTGCGCCGCGCCTGGGTCCAGCCGGCGCTCGGGGCCCCGTACCTGGCCATCGGCCTGGACCTGTACGACACCAGCCCCGGCTCCGTCGACTCCGTCCGCACGATGATGCGCCAGTCGGTCGGGGCGGTCCCGGACGGGCTGCCCGTCTCGACGGTCGCGATGTCCGACGAGTACGACCCCGTGACGATGTGGCTGCGCGCGAACACGCGGCCTTTCTACGACCGTGAGGCGCACGCGTCGCCCGCCCCGGCGACGGGGTACGGATATCCGCCGCCGGCGTCCCGCGCTTACTGA
- a CDS encoding enhanced serine sensitivity protein SseB: MNTAWPGNELEEVLAASLGNDAAGGRLVEVLGRSQVWVPLPQGGGPDSQSLDLPTMDIEGAPYVPVFSSEEQFMGCVGAHMPFTVAPAREFARGLPPQLGIVVNPGGAVGMPLPPLAVAELCRVGRTPLDGPASGGRVRLFQPDWQEDPVDFLAAAAAEFEASGVVVSARRALASVEGEPPVLFVGVQLASWEAQDRNAPMDALGRALGRVQVPWPVNLVLLDMTQDPVGAWMLARVRPFYQRG, encoded by the coding sequence GTGAACACAGCATGGCCCGGCAACGAGCTCGAAGAGGTGCTGGCGGCCTCGCTCGGGAACGACGCCGCGGGCGGGCGGCTCGTCGAGGTGCTGGGACGCAGTCAGGTCTGGGTGCCGCTGCCGCAGGGCGGCGGCCCCGACAGCCAGAGTCTCGACCTGCCGACGATGGACATCGAGGGGGCGCCCTATGTCCCGGTGTTCAGCTCCGAGGAGCAGTTCATGGGCTGCGTCGGCGCGCACATGCCCTTCACCGTGGCCCCCGCCCGCGAGTTCGCCCGCGGACTGCCCCCGCAGCTCGGCATCGTCGTGAACCCGGGCGGCGCCGTCGGCATGCCGCTGCCCCCGCTCGCCGTCGCCGAGCTGTGCCGGGTGGGCCGCACGCCGCTCGACGGCCCCGCCAGCGGCGGCCGGGTCAGGCTCTTCCAGCCGGACTGGCAGGAGGACCCGGTCGACTTCCTCGCCGCCGCCGCCGCGGAGTTCGAGGCGTCCGGGGTCGTGGTCTCCGCCCGCCGGGCCCTCGCCAGCGTCGAGGGCGAGCCGCCGGTGCTCTTCGTGGGCGTCCAGCTCGCCTCCTGGGAGGCCCAGGACCGCAACGCGCCGATGGATGCCCTGGGCCGCGCCCTCGGCCGGGTCCAGGTGCCCTGGCCGGTCAACCTGGTCCTCCTGGACATGACACAGGACCCGGTCGGTGCCTGGATGCTGGCACGGGTGCGTCCGTTCTACCAACGCGGGTAG
- a CDS encoding AAA family ATPase has product MAGPGGAKPGAAALSGAALSGTGVPVQPAAAAARDLPVRPAPVVRDLRGRDGRVPATLFFAAGDVVVVSGLPGSGKSTLIRRTAAGGGIDSQDARDRWARRLPRRLPYAVYRPLVRVAHYTGLWRALRSGESVVVHDCGTQTWVRRWLARDARRRGRGLHLVLLDVTPDVARAGQRERGRGVSGYAFARHRRAVGHLIGDAESGRLPRGCASATLLDRPAAGTLSAIAFTAATA; this is encoded by the coding sequence ATGGCCGGCCCGGGGGGTGCGAAGCCGGGGGCGGCCGCGTTGTCGGGGGCGGCGTTGTCGGGGACAGGAGTGCCCGTCCAGCCGGCCGCGGCGGCCGCCAGGGACCTGCCCGTCCGGCCCGCGCCGGTCGTCCGCGATCTGCGCGGCCGCGACGGCAGGGTGCCGGCCACCCTCTTCTTCGCCGCGGGGGACGTCGTGGTCGTTTCGGGCCTGCCCGGCAGCGGCAAGTCCACGCTGATCCGGCGGACGGCCGCGGGCGGCGGCATCGACTCGCAGGACGCCCGGGACCGCTGGGCGCGCCGGCTGCCCCGCCGCCTGCCGTACGCGGTGTACCGCCCGCTGGTGCGCGTCGCCCACTACACCGGGCTGTGGCGGGCGCTGCGGTCCGGCGAGAGCGTGGTCGTGCACGACTGCGGTACGCAGACCTGGGTACGGCGCTGGCTGGCCCGCGACGCCCGCCGGCGCGGCCGCGGCCTCCACCTCGTCCTGCTCGACGTCACCCCGGACGTGGCCCGCGCGGGCCAGCGCGAGCGCGGCCGGGGCGTCTCGGGGTACGCGTTCGCCCGCCACCGGCGCGCGGTCGGCCACCTCATCGGGGACGCCGAGTCGGGCCGCCTCCCGAGGGGCTGCGCCTCGGCGACCCTCCTGGACCGCCCGGCGGCCGGGACTCTGTCCGCCATCGCGTTCACCGCGGCTACCGCCTAG
- the gcvT gene encoding glycine cleavage system aminomethyltransferase GcvT, translating to MNSAPSSTPRLTALDAVHRALGATMTDFAGWDMPLRYGSERDEHLAVRTRAGLFDLSHMGEITVTGPKAADLLDHALVGNIGAVAVGRARYTMICQEDGGILDDLIVYRLGEDEYMIVANASNAQTVLDALTTRASGFDAEVRDDRDAYALLAVQGPESPGILRSLTDADLDGLKYYAGLPGTVAGVPALIARTGYTGEDGFELFVDPAHAEALWQALTEAGAAVGLVPCGLSCRDTLRLEAGMPLYGNELSTALTPFDAGLGRVVKFDKTSNGGDFVGRKALEAAAERAAAAPPRKLVGLVAEGRRVPRAGYAVVAGGQVVGEVTSGAPSPTLGKPIAIAYVDASLAEPGTAGVGVDIRGSHEPYEVVALPFYKRQK from the coding sequence ATGAACTCTGCCCCGAGCAGCACCCCCCGCCTCACCGCCCTCGACGCGGTGCACCGCGCGCTGGGCGCGACCATGACCGACTTCGCGGGCTGGGACATGCCCCTGCGGTACGGGAGCGAGCGCGACGAGCACCTCGCCGTCCGTACGAGGGCCGGCCTGTTCGACCTCTCGCACATGGGCGAGATCACCGTCACCGGCCCGAAGGCCGCCGACCTGCTGGACCACGCGCTGGTGGGCAACATCGGCGCGGTCGCCGTGGGCCGCGCCCGCTACACGATGATCTGCCAGGAGGACGGCGGGATCCTCGACGACCTGATCGTCTACCGCCTCGGCGAGGACGAATACATGATCGTCGCCAACGCCTCGAACGCGCAGACGGTCCTGGACGCGCTGACCACCCGCGCGTCGGGCTTCGACGCGGAGGTACGGGACGACCGGGACGCGTACGCGCTGCTCGCGGTCCAGGGCCCGGAGTCCCCCGGCATCCTGCGCTCGCTCACGGACGCCGACCTGGACGGCCTGAAGTACTACGCGGGCCTGCCCGGCACGGTCGCCGGCGTCCCCGCGCTCATCGCCCGCACCGGCTACACCGGCGAGGACGGCTTCGAGCTGTTCGTCGACCCCGCGCACGCGGAGGCCCTCTGGCAGGCGCTGACCGAGGCCGGCGCGGCGGTCGGCCTGGTGCCCTGCGGGCTGTCCTGCCGGGACACCCTCCGCCTGGAGGCGGGCATGCCGCTGTACGGGAACGAGCTGTCCACCGCCCTCACGCCCTTCGACGCGGGCCTGGGCCGGGTCGTCAAGTTCGACAAGACGTCCAACGGAGGCGACTTCGTCGGGCGCAAGGCCCTGGAGGCCGCCGCCGAGCGCGCCGCGGCCGCCCCGCCGCGCAAGCTGGTGGGCCTGGTCGCCGAGGGCCGCCGCGTCCCGCGCGCCGGGTACGCCGTGGTGGCGGGCGGGCAGGTCGTCGGCGAGGTCACCTCGGGCGCCCCCTCCCCCACGCTGGGCAAGCCGATCGCCATCGCGTACGTCGACGCCTCGCTCGCCGAGCCGGGGACGGCGGGTGTCGGGGTCGACATCCGCGGGTCCCACGAGCCGTACGAGGTCGTGGCGCTCCCGTTCTACAAGCGTCAGAAGTGA
- the gcvH gene encoding glycine cleavage system protein GcvH: MSNPQQLRYSKEHEWLTAAEDGVSTVGITEFAANALGDVVYVQLPGVGDTVTAGDTCGELESTKSVSDLYSPVTGEVTEINQDAVDDPSLVNSAPFAGGWLFKVRVSEEPKDLLTADEYAEFSGN, translated from the coding sequence ATGAGCAACCCCCAGCAGCTGCGCTACAGCAAGGAGCACGAGTGGCTGACGGCCGCCGAGGACGGTGTGTCGACAGTCGGCATCACGGAGTTCGCGGCGAACGCCCTCGGTGACGTCGTGTACGTCCAGCTTCCCGGCGTCGGTGACACGGTCACCGCCGGCGACACCTGCGGTGAGCTGGAGTCGACGAAGTCGGTCAGCGACCTGTACTCCCCGGTCACCGGTGAGGTCACGGAGATCAACCAGGACGCCGTGGACGACCCCTCGCTGGTGAACTCCGCCCCCTTCGCGGGTGGCTGGCTGTTCAAGGTGCGCGTCTCGGAGGAGCCGAAGGACCTGCTCACCGCGGACGAGTACGCGGAATTTTCCGGCAACTAG
- the glyA gene encoding serine hydroxymethyltransferase, which yields MSSKSLLNTPLHELDPDVAAAVDAELHRQQSTLEMIASENFAPVAVMEAQGSVLTNKYAEGYPGRRYYGGCEHVDVIEQIAIDRVKELFGAEHANVQPHSGAQANAAAMFALLSPGDTIMGLNLAHGGHLTHGMKINFSGKLYDVVAYHVDTETGQVDMAEVERLAKESRPKLIVAGWSAYPRQLDFAAFRRIADEVGAYLMVDMAHFAGLVAAGLHPNPVPHAHVVTTTTHKTLGGPRGGVILSTQELAKKINSAVFPGQQGGPLEHVIAGKAVSFKVAASDEFKERQRRTLDGARILAERLVRADVTEHGVSVLSGGTDVHLVLVDLRNSELDGQQAEDRLHGIGITVNRNAVPNDPRPPMVTSGLRIGTPALATRGFTTEDFAEVAEIIAAALKPDFDREALAARVTALAAKHPLYPGL from the coding sequence ATGTCTTCGAAGTCGCTTCTGAACACCCCGCTCCACGAGCTCGACCCGGACGTCGCCGCCGCCGTCGACGCCGAACTCCACCGTCAGCAGTCCACGCTCGAAATGATCGCCTCGGAGAACTTCGCTCCGGTCGCCGTCATGGAGGCCCAGGGCTCCGTCCTGACCAACAAGTACGCCGAGGGCTACCCCGGGCGCCGCTACTACGGCGGCTGCGAGCACGTCGACGTGATCGAGCAGATCGCGATCGACCGCGTGAAGGAGCTCTTCGGGGCCGAGCACGCCAACGTACAGCCGCACTCCGGCGCCCAGGCGAACGCGGCCGCGATGTTCGCGCTGCTCTCCCCCGGCGACACGATCATGGGTCTCAACCTCGCCCACGGCGGGCACCTGACCCACGGCATGAAGATCAACTTCTCGGGCAAGCTCTACGACGTCGTCGCGTACCACGTCGACACCGAGACCGGTCAGGTCGACATGGCCGAGGTCGAGCGCCTCGCCAAGGAGTCCCGCCCGAAGCTGATCGTGGCGGGCTGGTCCGCGTACCCCCGCCAGCTGGACTTCGCGGCCTTCCGCCGGATCGCGGACGAGGTCGGCGCGTACCTGATGGTCGACATGGCGCACTTCGCCGGCCTGGTCGCCGCGGGCCTGCACCCGAACCCGGTGCCGCACGCCCACGTCGTCACGACCACCACGCACAAGACCCTCGGCGGCCCGCGCGGCGGAGTGATCCTCTCCACGCAGGAGCTGGCGAAGAAGATCAACTCCGCGGTCTTCCCCGGTCAGCAGGGCGGCCCGCTGGAGCACGTCATCGCGGGCAAGGCGGTCTCCTTCAAGGTGGCGGCCTCGGACGAGTTCAAGGAGCGCCAGCGGCGCACCCTGGACGGCGCCCGGATCCTCGCCGAGCGCCTCGTGCGGGCGGACGTCACCGAGCACGGTGTCTCCGTCCTGTCCGGCGGCACGGACGTGCACCTGGTCCTGGTCGACCTGCGGAACTCGGAGCTGGACGGCCAGCAGGCCGAGGACCGGCTCCACGGCATCGGCATCACGGTCAACCGCAACGCCGTCCCGAACGACCCGCGCCCCCCGATGGTCACCTCGGGCCTGCGGATCGGCACCCCGGCGCTCGCGACCCGCGGTTTCACCACCGAGGACTTCGCCGAGGTCGCGGAGATCATCGCCGCGGCGCTCAAGCCGGACTTCGACCGCGAGGCCCTGGCGGCGCGGGTCACCGCGCTCGCCGCGAAGCACCCGCTCTACCCCGGCCTGTAG